One region of Streptomyces sp. NBC_00442 genomic DNA includes:
- a CDS encoding DUF4192 domain-containing protein: MTLRGPAELADALPYLLGFHPTDSAVLVALHGKSGRFGGRVRVGLPASPQEWPDIADELADCLITGSERRGSRPDGIVVFLCQDPSRDGSAHEVMERLRPLAQRLRTACGNLDVPVLEALCISDGRYWSYCCPDTRCCPPEGNVLALPGTSVMAAAATYAGIQVRGSLREMEERFAPWCTAAAEDQERALDAAAAEMFPRILTDGDRRGVADETLDLAGRLMRRIAGAPAPARGADARPADGGGAGAGTLLLGNNAADELDDGLIAHDEAAAVILGLQDRTTRDWAAEWMEGAEAQLALRLWRALARRCVGPYRGHAAALLTLAGWVSWSTGDDPHARIAFGLALRADPEYRFAYLLHQACNQGLDPEELRICLREERAARLAGRGTDKGASAPVAECGARRNPARPSGRGTAGVRPSASAAVRPAPTGPPSTGPNHKETRTRVRRRAGERTKGEE, encoded by the coding sequence ATCACCCTGCGCGGCCCGGCCGAACTGGCCGACGCGCTGCCGTACTTGCTGGGATTCCATCCGACCGACTCGGCGGTCCTGGTGGCGTTGCACGGCAAGAGCGGCAGGTTCGGCGGCCGGGTCAGGGTCGGGCTGCCCGCCTCCCCGCAGGAATGGCCCGACATCGCCGACGAGCTCGCCGATTGCCTGATCACGGGGAGCGAGCGGCGCGGCTCCCGGCCCGATGGCATCGTCGTCTTCCTCTGCCAGGACCCCTCGCGAGATGGAAGCGCACACGAAGTGATGGAGCGACTGCGGCCGTTGGCCCAGCGGCTGCGTACCGCCTGCGGCAACCTCGACGTTCCGGTGCTCGAAGCGCTGTGCATCTCCGACGGCCGATACTGGTCGTACTGCTGCCCCGACACCCGCTGCTGCCCGCCGGAGGGCAATGTGCTCGCGCTGCCGGGCACCTCGGTCATGGCGGCCGCCGCCACATACGCGGGTATCCAGGTGCGGGGCTCCTTGCGGGAGATGGAGGAGCGATTCGCGCCATGGTGTACGGCGGCCGCCGAAGACCAGGAGCGGGCGCTGGACGCCGCGGCCGCGGAGATGTTCCCCCGCATCCTCACCGACGGGGACCGACGCGGCGTGGCCGACGAGACGCTCGACCTGGCGGGCCGGCTCATGCGGCGGATCGCGGGCGCCCCCGCACCGGCTCGCGGCGCGGACGCGCGGCCCGCGGACGGCGGGGGCGCCGGCGCGGGCACCCTGCTCCTCGGCAACAACGCGGCGGACGAACTGGACGACGGCCTCATCGCACACGACGAGGCGGCAGCCGTGATCCTCGGCCTCCAGGACCGCACGACCCGGGACTGGGCCGCCGAATGGATGGAGGGCGCCGAAGCCCAGCTCGCACTGCGCCTGTGGCGTGCGCTGGCCCGCCGCTGCGTCGGTCCGTACCGGGGGCACGCGGCCGCGTTGCTCACCCTGGCGGGTTGGGTTTCCTGGTCGACCGGTGACGATCCGCACGCCCGGATCGCCTTCGGCCTCGCCTTGAGGGCCGACCCCGAGTATCGCTTCGCCTATCTGCTCCATCAGGCCTGCAACCAGGGGTTGGACCCCGAGGAGCTGCGCATCTGCCTGCGGGAGGAGCGCGCGGCGCGGCTCGCGGGCCGCGGTACGGACAAGGGGGCGAGTGCTCCGGTGGCGGAGTGCGGGGCACGCCGCAACCCGGCGCGGCCCTCGGGAAGGGGCACGGCCGGGGTACGCCCGTCCGCGAGTGCCGCCGTCCGCCCCGCGCCCACGGGCCCGCCGTCGACCGGACCCAACCACAAGGAAACGCGCACCCGGGTCCGCCGCAGGGCCGGGGAGAGGACAAAGGGGGAGGAGTGA
- a CDS encoding RecQ family ATP-dependent DNA helicase, whose translation MEHTSNAELRTEADTVLARLVGDATGTARLREDQWRAIEALVADKRRALVVQRTGWGKSAVYFVATALLRTQGAGPTVIVSPLLALMRNQVEAAARAGITARTINSANPEEWDTIQEEVAAGAVDVLLVSPERLNNPDFRDNVLPKLSAATGLLVVDEAHCISDWGHDFRPDYRRLRTMLAELPPGVPVLATTATANARVTADVAEQLGTGGGSDALVLRGPLDRESLSLNVVSLPDAAHRLGWLADHLDELPGSGIIYTLTVAAAEEITTYLRRRGHTVASYTGKTENADRQQAEDDLLANRVKALVATSALGMGFDKPDLGFVVHLGSPSSPIAYYQQVGRAGRGVAHAEVLLLPGREDEAIWKYFASVAFPPEEQVRRTLDVLAQAGRPLSLPALEPLVELRRTRLETMLKVLDVDGAVHRVKGGWTSTGRPWVYDTERYAWVARQRSAEQQAMRDYASTTGCRMEFLRRQLDDEQAAPCGRCDNCAGARFTADVSGTALDEARGELTRPGVEVEPRKMWPTGLAAVGIDLKGRIPAGELAFSGRALGRLSDIGWGNRLRPMLAPGAPDGPVPDDVVQAVVSVLADWAKGRGGWASGGPDAPPRPAGVVTLPSRTRPALVSSLGARIAEIGRMPLLGSLAYAQGPQGERIAQSNSAQRVRALHHAFTVPESLAAALAEADGPVLLVDDASDTGWTLAVAARLLRRSGAQGVFPLVLAVQA comes from the coding sequence ATGGAGCACACGAGCAACGCGGAACTGCGCACCGAGGCCGACACCGTCCTCGCCCGTCTCGTCGGGGACGCCACCGGCACCGCGCGGCTGCGCGAGGACCAGTGGCGGGCGATCGAGGCCCTGGTCGCCGACAAGCGGCGGGCGCTCGTCGTGCAGCGCACGGGGTGGGGCAAGTCCGCGGTGTACTTCGTGGCGACCGCGCTGCTGCGCACCCAGGGCGCGGGCCCCACGGTGATCGTCTCGCCGTTGCTCGCCCTGATGCGCAACCAGGTCGAGGCGGCGGCGCGGGCCGGAATCACCGCCCGCACCATCAACTCGGCCAACCCCGAGGAGTGGGACACCATTCAGGAGGAGGTCGCGGCGGGCGCCGTCGACGTCCTGCTCGTCTCGCCCGAGCGGCTCAACAATCCGGACTTCCGGGACAACGTCCTGCCGAAGCTCTCAGCGGCCACGGGCCTGCTCGTGGTCGACGAGGCCCACTGCATCTCCGACTGGGGCCACGACTTCCGGCCCGACTACCGCCGCCTTCGCACGATGCTTGCCGAACTGCCGCCGGGGGTGCCGGTGTTGGCGACCACCGCCACGGCGAACGCCCGGGTGACGGCGGACGTGGCAGAGCAGCTCGGCACCGGCGGCGGGTCGGACGCGCTGGTGTTGCGCGGCCCCCTGGACCGCGAGAGCCTCAGCCTCAACGTGGTGTCACTGCCGGACGCGGCCCACCGACTGGGCTGGCTCGCCGACCACCTCGACGAGCTGCCGGGCTCGGGAATCATCTACACCCTGACGGTCGCGGCGGCCGAGGAGATCACGACGTATCTGCGCCGGCGCGGCCACACGGTGGCCTCGTACACCGGCAAGACGGAGAACGCGGACCGCCAGCAGGCCGAGGACGATCTGCTCGCCAACAGGGTCAAGGCGCTGGTCGCCACGTCCGCGCTCGGCATGGGCTTCGACAAGCCGGACCTGGGCTTCGTGGTCCACCTGGGCTCGCCCTCCTCCCCCATCGCCTACTACCAGCAGGTCGGCCGCGCGGGACGTGGGGTGGCGCACGCGGAGGTGCTGCTGCTGCCGGGCCGTGAGGACGAGGCGATCTGGAAGTACTTCGCGTCGGTGGCCTTCCCTCCGGAGGAGCAGGTCCGGCGCACCCTCGACGTCCTGGCGCAGGCCGGCCGCCCCCTGTCGCTGCCCGCCCTCGAACCCCTGGTGGAACTGCGTCGCACCCGCCTGGAGACGATGCTCAAGGTCCTCGACGTGGACGGCGCGGTGCACCGCGTCAAGGGCGGCTGGACCAGCACGGGCCGGCCGTGGGTGTACGACACCGAGCGGTACGCGTGGGTGGCCCGGCAGCGCTCCGCCGAGCAGCAGGCGATGCGGGACTACGCCTCGACGACGGGGTGCCGGATGGAGTTCCTGCGCCGCCAGCTCGACGACGAGCAGGCGGCGCCGTGCGGGCGCTGCGACAACTGCGCGGGCGCCCGCTTCACGGCGGACGTGTCCGGCACGGCCCTGGACGAGGCCCGCGGCGAGCTGACCCGGCCCGGCGTGGAGGTGGAACCCCGCAAGATGTGGCCCACGGGCCTCGCGGCGGTCGGCATCGACCTGAAGGGCCGCATCCCCGCGGGTGAACTGGCCTTCTCCGGGCGGGCATTGGGTCGCCTTTCGGACATCGGCTGGGGCAACCGGCTGCGCCCGATGCTCGCGCCGGGGGCGCCGGACGGACCGGTGCCCGACGACGTCGTGCAGGCGGTGGTGAGCGTCCTGGCCGACTGGGCCAAGGGCCGGGGCGGCTGGGCCTCGGGCGGCCCGGACGCGCCGCCGCGGCCGGCCGGCGTGGTGACCCTGCCCTCGCGCACCCGGCCCGCACTCGTCTCGTCCCTCGGCGCTCGGATCGCCGAGATCGGCCGGATGCCGCTGCTCGGCTCGCTCGCCTACGCGCAGGGCCCGCAGGGCGAGCGGATCGCCCAGTCCAACAGTGCCCAGCGGGTGCGCGCCCTGCACCACGCGTTCACCGTGCCCGAGTCACTCGCGGCCGCGCTCGCCGAAGCCGACGGCCCGGTGCTGCTCGTCGACGACGCCTCCGACACGGGCTGGACGCTGGCCGTCGCGGCGAGGCTGCTGCGCCGCTCCGGCGCACAGGGCGTCTTCCCTCTGGTTCTGGCGGTCCAGGCCTGA
- a CDS encoding ribonuclease HII produces MPYEPPTHSVERSIRATTGAKIVAGVDEVGRGAWAGPVTVCAAVTGLRRPPAGLTDSKLISPKRRHELAAILEGWVTAYALGDASPQEIDELGMTAALRLAAVRALDALPVRPDAVILDGKHNYLGLPWQVRTVIKGDQSCVAVSAASVIAKVRRDAMMAELTGTQGEYAGFGFADNAGYPSPVHKAALEERGPTPYHRLSWSYLDALPQWRHLKKTRLSPQAAALESGGQLGFDF; encoded by the coding sequence ATGCCGTACGAACCACCCACCCACAGCGTCGAGCGCTCGATTCGCGCCACCACCGGGGCCAAGATCGTCGCCGGTGTCGACGAAGTCGGACGCGGGGCGTGGGCCGGTCCCGTCACGGTGTGCGCCGCCGTCACGGGGCTGCGCCGACCGCCCGCCGGGCTCACCGACTCCAAGCTGATCAGCCCCAAGCGTCGCCATGAACTCGCCGCGATACTGGAGGGCTGGGTCACCGCGTACGCGCTCGGTGACGCCTCGCCGCAGGAGATCGACGAGCTCGGCATGACCGCGGCCCTGCGACTGGCCGCCGTACGCGCTCTGGACGCGCTGCCGGTACGGCCGGACGCGGTGATCCTCGACGGGAAGCACAACTACCTCGGGCTGCCCTGGCAGGTCCGTACGGTGATCAAGGGCGATCAGTCCTGCGTCGCCGTGTCGGCCGCCTCGGTCATCGCCAAGGTGCGCAGGGACGCGATGATGGCCGAACTGACGGGCACGCAGGGGGAGTACGCCGGGTTCGGGTTCGCCGACAACGCGGGCTATCCCTCGCCCGTGCACAAGGCGGCGCTGGAGGAGCGGGGACCGACCCCCTACCACCGGCTCTCCTGGTCGTACCTGGACGCCCTTCCCCAGTGGCGCCACCTGAAGAAGACGCGGCTCTCGCCGCAGGCGGCCGCACTCGAAAGCGGGGGACAGCTCGGCTTCGACTTCTGA
- a CDS encoding ADP-ribosylglycohydrolase family protein, with translation MTADSSTEAFDPRLVRALGSLRGLSVGDALGSQFFVPVNYPRLKRRELPEGPWQWTDDTEMACSVLAVLASHDRIDQDALAQSFARHHDFDRGYGPAVNRMLRLVREGGDWRELASALFKGQGSWGNGSAMRIAPLGAWYAGDPEQATHQAEISSYTTHQHREAVVGAMAVAAASALAAAPDGPPAPGDLLDAVIALVPRSAVGAGLRRARDMLDYDDAATVAAVLGSGRRTSAHDTVPFALWSAARGLGDYERAFWTTAQVGGDVDTTCAIVGGVIASSTAGAPPAAWLERTEPLPDWLPTGPTG, from the coding sequence ATGACCGCTGACTCCTCCACCGAAGCATTCGACCCGCGCCTCGTCCGCGCGCTGGGCAGCCTGCGCGGGCTGTCCGTCGGCGACGCACTGGGCTCCCAGTTCTTCGTTCCCGTCAACTACCCCCGCCTCAAGCGCCGGGAACTGCCCGAAGGCCCGTGGCAGTGGACCGACGACACCGAGATGGCCTGCTCGGTGCTGGCCGTGCTCGCCTCGCACGACCGCATAGACCAGGACGCGCTCGCACAGTCCTTCGCCCGGCATCACGACTTCGACCGGGGCTACGGTCCCGCGGTCAACCGGATGCTGCGCCTCGTCCGAGAGGGCGGCGACTGGCGGGAGTTGGCCTCCGCGCTCTTCAAGGGCCAGGGCTCTTGGGGCAACGGCTCCGCCATGCGCATCGCGCCGCTCGGCGCCTGGTACGCGGGCGACCCCGAGCAGGCCACCCACCAGGCGGAGATCTCCTCCTATACGACGCACCAGCACCGCGAGGCCGTCGTGGGGGCCATGGCCGTCGCGGCGGCCTCGGCGCTGGCCGCCGCGCCCGATGGGCCGCCCGCTCCGGGCGACCTGCTCGACGCGGTGATCGCGCTCGTGCCGCGCAGCGCGGTGGGAGCCGGGCTCCGGCGGGCCAGGGACATGCTCGACTACGACGACGCGGCGACGGTGGCCGCGGTGCTCGGCTCCGGCCGGCGCACCAGCGCGCACGACACCGTGCCCTTCGCCCTCTGGTCCGCGGCGCGCGGGCTCGGCGACTACGAGCGGGCGTTCTGGACGACGGCTCAGGTGGGCGGCGACGTCGACACGACCTGCGCGATCGTGGGCGGCGTGATCGCCTCCAGCACGGCAGGGGCGCCCCCGGCCGCCTGGCTCGAGCGCACCGAACCACTGCCGGACTGGCTCCCGACCGGGCCGACCGGCTGA